A single window of Jiangella alkaliphila DNA harbors:
- a CDS encoding ABC transporter ATP-binding protein — protein MPAAKRRDLAVRVEDVSLTYRTTFERVPTFKTALVRFGRGERAVKEVHAVQNVSFDVEHGTTVGIIGANGAGKSTLMRMLAGILPPSKGRIEVHGRVSTLLSLGVGFNPTLSGRENVVLGGLAGGLSRKEIQEKYEEIAAFAELDDFIDMPMRTYSSGMYQRLAFAVAVNMDPDILLIDEALSAGDAKFKQKAAAKMKEVVGTARTMFLVSHSAASIRDLCEEAIWLHKGKLMLRGPSADVNAAYNKFLKVGEDAFSLEDL, from the coding sequence GTGCCTGCCGCCAAGCGCCGCGATCTCGCGGTGCGAGTCGAGGACGTCTCGCTCACGTACCGCACGACGTTCGAGCGAGTACCGACCTTCAAGACCGCTCTCGTCCGGTTCGGCCGGGGTGAGCGGGCGGTCAAAGAGGTACACGCGGTCCAGAACGTCTCGTTCGATGTCGAGCACGGCACCACCGTCGGCATCATCGGCGCCAACGGTGCCGGGAAGTCGACGCTGATGCGCATGCTTGCCGGAATCCTCCCGCCGTCCAAGGGTCGCATCGAGGTGCACGGCCGGGTCAGCACCCTGCTCTCGCTCGGTGTCGGCTTCAACCCGACGCTGTCGGGTCGCGAGAACGTCGTCCTCGGCGGCCTCGCCGGCGGGCTGAGCCGCAAGGAGATCCAGGAGAAGTACGAGGAGATCGCGGCGTTCGCCGAACTCGACGACTTCATCGACATGCCGATGCGCACCTACTCCTCAGGCATGTACCAGCGGCTGGCCTTCGCCGTCGCGGTGAACATGGACCCTGACATCCTGCTGATCGACGAGGCGCTCTCAGCCGGTGACGCCAAGTTCAAGCAGAAGGCCGCGGCCAAGATGAAGGAAGTGGTCGGTACCGCACGCACCATGTTCCTGGTCAGCCACTCCGCCGCCAGCATCCGCGACCTCTGCGAGGAGGCCATCTGGCTGCACAAGGGCAAGTTGATGCTGCGGGGGCCGTCGGCGGACGTGAACGCGGCGTACAACAAGTTCCTGAAGGTGGGCGAGGACGCCTTCAGCCTCGAGGATCTCTGA